The segment TTTTTAGCAGGGGATGCTATTTAGAAACCAGGGTCTAGGAGGCAGTGATCAGAGTCGTAACTTCCAATTTCCTGTATCGTTCCTAGAGAGGTACAGACTTCAAAATCTGTTGAGTTTTGGATCTTCTTGCGCAGGACGCATTTTCAACAAAGGTTCAGCAGTTTGGAGACAGCTGCCCACCTCCGTGGTAGTGAGTTCCCGTTTGCTGCCTCGCTAGTCACTTCCACCTCCTGCTCTGCTCAGCGCGTGAGGGGACAAGCAATGTTTATTAGAGCAAATACAGGAGACCCTCTCAGCCCTCCCCCTTTCCTGCCTGCTAAGAGGATCCTGACTTCCCCACTTGGTTTCGGGACCTCCCCAGACCTCAAAGAGAGTTCTGCCTTGCCGGGCTGGGTGGGGCAAGCTCTCCTGGAGGCAGATGGGGGGAGAGCTCAGGGAGAGCGGGCGAGGACTGGATGTCTTTTGAGGCAAAGGGGGAGCTATGAGTTTGAGAGTGAAGGGGAGTTTTAACACACGTATTTTCAAAATTCCATGTCCTCTTCACAGTGTTTCAGAAACAAAAGGATGGAACAGTGGTTGTTCTGACGTTAGGCTGCGGTTGGCAGAGACACCTGCAGGGGGCCGCTGCCGCGCTCGCCTTCCGGGTGGGGCGCTCCCTCCTGTCCAGCGGCCAGCAGCTCCCGGTGGCCGGGGCCCAGGACCGGCAGCTCCAGCTGGGCCGGCCGCTtggcgcgggcggggcgggggcgggccctGACTGAGCGCCGAGCTTGAGGCTGGCGCTCCCCGACATCACCCCATCTCTACAGCGGTATCGGCTGTCTGGGGTGGCCGTGTCCTGttgctatttcattttattcttggtCCCTCCCACTTTCTAGTTTTCAGGAATTACTGAAGTTTTCTGATCTCTTTATGCTACTCATTCTTGTTTTccaatgatatatatttttaaagccattttttccccttatttctctcccctccccctgcctgttgtctgctgtgtccaatcactgggtgttcttctttgcctgttgtattctcattaggtggctctgggaacccatcctgggacctgccggagtgggagagagggccGTTCTCtcgctccacctcagctccctagtttgctgtgtctcatattgtctcttcgctgtgccttttttgttgttgttgcctcaacttgctgcatcagctctccgggtgGGTGACATCCACTGCCGGGCGGTCTTTTCTCCTGCGTGGAGGCCACTCTTGTGCGAgggccactccttgcgcaggggcacccctgtgcggggGGACACTCCAGgggcacagcagcactccatgcGGGCCACTCGCctcacaggccaggaggccctgggtgttgaaccctggacctcctatatggtgggcggaagctctatccattgagccatatctgcttcccggTAGTTCTTAGTATTTTGTTTTATCAATCAGATTTGGAGAGGGTACCTCTGTGTGCGCAGCCTGCCATCTAGTTCTGGACGCCGCACATGAAAAGTGTTTTAACACTGGTTTGGGTAGCCAGGGGCAGGCGGGACCGGAGGTCGCTGAGAAGGGGTTTCCACCAAGAGTTATTAGGTGTCTCAGGGAAGATAAGAAATATATCAAAGGAACTTTAGAGCCCTTGCTAATCTGGAGTACTAATTACAGAACCGTGTAAATAGAAAATGTGAACGTAAGCTCGAGGTCAAGTTTTTGTGTAATTTAATCATGTAAGCCTTGTTGCATGGGACACACTCTATTCCTCTAGCGTCTGGGATGACTGGTACAAACAGCTGGCTGAGCTGTGCCAGCCCTCGGGAAGACGTCTACCCCAGGAGGGCCGGAAGACACACCCCACGACGGGGGAGTCAGCGCCCTGTGTGCGCCATGAAGAGCCCCCAGTGATTAGATCGCATTACCCTAACACCGCACCTGAGCTAAGCCCGTCCAGTAGCAGGTGGGCAGGAAAGAAGGCACCACGTGGGCCGGCCAGCAGCGAGGTGACAGTCTCGGGCTGGAGTGACCGAAACCCGTCGTGCCTTGGGCGCCTTGGCGCTGGTGCCTGAGTGCTGGGCCGGGCCAGCAGCTCCATCGCCCTGAAGCTTCAGCGGGCTGCGCGCACAGAGCTCAGTGGGAAGTCAGTCCTGAGGCCCACCTCCTTGGATCACTGGCAGCCTGGAAAACAGTGTTTGCCTCGGTGGTCTTGACCCACAGAAGGCCTCGACCCGAATGCCCGCCATCGCTGGCGAAGAAACAACAGCCCCTTTATTCCTCCCTGGTCCGCTGCTTCGTGTGACTCTTTTCGGAGGATTCCGTCACAAACCAAAGGCACACAAGAAATCCCATCTCCCAAGGCTGGGACCTCCTGCTCTTTTCATGACCCAGCCCAGGCTGATCTTGTGGACAACAGTGTAGTCAACAAACAGCTGCCACAAACCAGAACCTTGCTTTTCTGACGCCTGCGTAACGGACTCCTTTTTTAAGCCTGTTTGCTGCAGGATCTGTAATCAGCCCGCAGCCATGCTTGGAGCGCGGGAGTTGACTGCAGCTCCGCGGAGGTCACGGACTGTTCCGTGTAGAATCACCTGGAACCGTGGGGCAGAGGCCGCCTAGAATAGTGACGAGCACCCTCATCCCAGAGAGTCTCATTTTAGCGCCTCTTTCTACCGCCCTTCCCCAAGAGCTCTGCTCCCCAGCAGTAAGCAGCGGCGGTTTGTAGGGCATCGCTTTATTCAGCGTCGACAAGTGTTGGGGGATTCGTAGTCTCCCCTcacctcctcccccgcccccttccTGGGTAGAGGTGTTCCTTAGAGCCCTGTTTACTTAGTGTTTGGCGTGTCTTGTCCTAAGCGCCTTTTCCCGTGTGATAGAAAGAGAAGAGGTGGAAGTCAAAGTACAAAAAACCTCAAAGAACAACTGAAACGAAGGAAAAGACACGGACTTCCCGTCCCTCGGCTGCGTCGCCTGGGTGGGCGCTGCCCCGGGGCTCCGCGGCGCTGGGGACCGCTCGTCCCGGATGACTGTGGACAGAGTCCAAATGCCACCTCCACTGTGAACAAATTTCTCCTGGGAAGGCAGGATTTCCTAGCGTAAGATTAGGAAGAGGAAGCGGGAGAAAGGTCTGGAGTGTCGCGCAGACGTTTCCAACCACGGGAGCGAAACTCGGCAGCGGCTGCCTGACACGGTGTGGCCAACTCGGGGTTCCAGGCCCCTGCCAGGTTCACGCTCCCTCgggccagccccaccccaggaAGCTCCCAGTCCCCTGCCGAAGGGACACGCCCCGCGTCCAGAGGGAGGCCGCGCCCTCCCTGCCTTGCAGGTCTCCGGGGAGGCGGCACTCGCGGGCGGGTCTCCAGGCCAGAGCCCCGCCAAGGAGCTGGGCGAGTCGTCGCTGTGCGCAGGCCCCCCGAGCTCAGGTCCTGGAGATCAGGAAGCCCCCGAAGGTAGCGCCCGGCGGGTTTCTCTTCGTCACCGTCCCCTGGGTCAGCTCAAACCACACCCTCTCGTCCTTCTGCAGCTGGGCCACAGCAAAGGTCGTCGCCTGCTCCTCGGTGGCGTGGACTGGGGTCCGATGGCGACCTCCAAACACCAGCTGCCCGGCGCCTGGCCCGGGGCCAAATTCAACGCTCACCGCAAAAAAGTAGACGCCGCGCTCGGGGGCTTGGAAGTAGCCGTGCTCGGGGAAGTAGCTGCTGCCGGCGTTGAGGAGGGTCGTGTTGAACTTCACCGTCTGCGGCGCGGCCGTCCCCGCTGCGAGGCTGGCATAGAAGGCCACCGCGGAGGCTGCAACACAGGGAAGTCCTCGGTGACCGGGGAAATCACACCCTGAGACCGCGGCCCTGCCCCCACGTACAATTTGAACCCAGCTCTTCCCTTCCAACATCCTCGAGAGCCAAGTCTCCCTGTGTTACGGGccgaggaagctgaggctcagggctcctACATGTTGTCCAGGGCCACCTGGCTTGGGACAGTGGCCCCAGTTTCCGGCTCCGGCACCACTGCCGTCTGCCAGGCATCCTGAGGCACACATGGGAAAGGAGAGAGCGAATACTGCTGTCCCCAGGCCGTGCCAGCATTGGGGAGGTGACGAGGAGAGTGGAGGGCGCTGGGCACAGGAACTGACCTGAAGGAATCAGCAGACAGGGctggtgcgggggggggggggtctcagGGAGACCCAGGTTTTTCACGCTGCAGCTTCTATGGTTCTCAAAATATGCTGCCCTGAGTTCTGGCATTACAGACGGGGGAgcggaggcccagagagggaaagcTGCCTGCTCCAGATCACACAGCTGGAGCAGAGCCAGGGGCCCCTGGTCTGGCACTGCCCCTGCTCTCACACACGGGGAGAGGATGGGCGCCTTGGGAGGAGGACACAGGCTGAGCGAGGGCCGGGGCTGTGGGCCCAGCAGGCCCGCGGGCAGGCGTGGAGGCAGGGAGCGCGCCCacgaggaggggctggggctgggcagaGGGTCCGTCTGGGCCCAGCTGCGAGCCCCAGGCCCAGCAGTGAGTGACCTGGGTCCCAGCCACGGAGCCCCAGCCTGTGACGCCCCCTCCAACCACAGCCTTGCTCTGCTCTAGTAGTGGGAGACTTTGAGAATTGCCATCGGGGAGGGCCCCAGCCCGCAGAAAGGCCGCCAGGCGTGGCCCTGCACCTGCACCTACGCCAGAAGCCCACGTGCCCCCAGAAGGCAGGCGGGTGGGGGGCCCCGCCAAGGTGCTGGTGGACACTGAGTGTGGCTTCCCTCCAGGCCAGGGCCCAGCGACGAGCCCTAGCCCCGGGCAAGACAAATAAGGGGCAATTCTTATCTTTActtttgaaagggaaaaaacatgTTTGAAATCACGAAATACTGCCGTGGTAAGCCTGGCGACTCCGACCTTCAGGCAAATCCTGGAAGTCCCAGCCCGTGGAGGCCTCGGGCCACCGGCAGGAGAGGGCTAACCGGGCAGGCACAGCTAGGCCCAAGACAGGGCCCGCCGGGCAGAAGCCAGACTGGTGCCTGCCGTGTGCTCGGCCTCGGGCCGGGCCTTGGCTAAGCGTCATCTGTTGATCTTCATAGCAACCCTCTGCTGTAGATAGTGCATCTCCCGTTTAACggagagagaaactgaggcaagcAAGAGACTCGAGGGCCGGTGCACTTTCCACCGCCCCACACCGCCCGAGGAGCCGCAGGCCTGCTAGGCTGGAGGGAGGGGCGGCGGGGAGGTGGACGGGCCGGGATAGGGGCCTTCAGTGGCCCTGGGCCGCCCACCTTTCAGCCGGCGCCAGCAAGTGGACACCTGGACGGTGGCCCTCCCCGGCCTCCGTGTCCAGGCGAGGACAAGGCCCCGGCCCTGGCTGGCAGAGGACAGTCCAGCAGCCTCCTCGGCGGCCTCGGGGATGGGGCAAGGCTAGCTGCACAGCACTTCCGCCTGGGGCCAGCTCCCTGGCCTGGTCCTCGCGGGGCACAGGAGAAGAGCCAACACTGGGGACGGCCAGCCGGCATCCGAGTGTCCTCTGGGCCACCAACTAGCTGGGCAAGCAGGGCACTCTGCATTTGAGCCAAGGTTTCGGGCAATGTGGTGGTGACAATTGAGGCGCCATTGAGTGGCTGCAGTGACTCAACGTGGCAAAAAGCACAAGGGCACGGCACGGGGCCTGGCACTGGGTCCCCTGATTGTAGGAATGAGCTCCTTCTAGACCCGTCTAGGGTCTCTGCCTGCATACCTCTGTCTGCAGGGGAAAGCTGGTTGAGGGCTCGGGTGGGGGAGAGCGCTGGGACGCGGGGTTTGAGATGTGGCATGGGAAGAAAGGCGTTTGTCCCTGCTGCTTCCAGCTGCAGCGGTCAGCAGCGTGCACAGGAGGCCTCAGCCTTCCACACGACGGGCCGCCCTGCCAGCTCCGCCAGCACCCGGCGTCTAGCACCCACAGGCAGTTCAAGGACAAGGGACTTCGGCTAGGTACACCAGCCCCGGGGGGACGACGAGGTTGGGAGCTGAGCAGCGGTGACCGACGAGCACCCTCCCTGCTCTCTTTCACCCCGGGCCCCTCGGAAGGAGAAGAGCTGCTCCCCGGCCCTGGCTCACCTTTGCCCCCGCTGTCGGCCCACGGCGCCCCCCGCTTCCTGTCCCTCCTGCGCGCAGCCTCCAGGCCGCCCTGCTGCCGCCTCTCCCGCCGGCTCAGCAGGGCCTGCAGCTTCTCCAGGTCCAAGCTGACGTTGGCCGCCAGGAGCCCCTGGAAGTTCCCGAAGAGGCCGTGGAAGAGCCGCACGTGCCGCTCCAGCGCCTGCTGCACCGAGGCGGCGGCGCCGCGGAGGCCCTCGAGCTCGCGGTCGGCGGCCGCACCGGGGCCCGCTGCCCACAGGGCCGCGCGCGTCTGCTCCAGGGACGGCGGCTGCGGGCCCAGCGCCGCCTCGCCCAGCTCCTCCAGCGCCTCGTCCCCGAAGAGGGCGGCCAGCACGGCCTCGTGCCGCAGCGTGTCCTCCAGCAGCGCCGCGAAGGAGCTGTGCAGCTGGCGCGCGTCCCTCTGCGCCGCGTCCCTGGCGCGCTGCAGCTCGGCCACCCCGCGCGCCAGCGCCCGCACCCGGCCGCCCAGCAGCGCCAGCTCGGCCTGCGCCTGCGCGCCCTGCCCCCGCAGCGCCTCCACGCTCTCGGCCAGCGTCTCCAGGGCTTTGCGCAGGGCCTGCGGGGACGGCTTGTCCAGCCCCCGCCGCTCGTCCAGGGCGGCCCGGGCCTGCGACAGCGCGCGGCTGCAGTTCCTGACGTGGGGCAGCAGGGAGGCCTGGGCGCCCTGCACCTGCTGCAGGGTGAGGCTGAGCCCCAGCAGCCGCCGCTCCACCTCCTCCTTGTTCTCCTCCATCGCCAGGGACCGCTCGGTCAGGACCGCCCGGAGCTCGCGCAGCGCCCCTTGGTCCACCCGCAGCTTGTCCAGCTGCCGCTCGGCCTTGCCCAGCCGCAGGGAGGCGTCCTCGGACAACGTGAACAGCTGCTTGAGCTCCTGGCCGTGCTGGGCCACCGCGGCCCTCACGCCCCCCAGGGCGTCGTGCACCTCCTCCTCCCTGCGGCCCACGGCCACCTGCAGGGCGGAGAAGTTGTTCTGCAGATGGCCCAGCCAAGCCTGCAGGCTCTCCAGTTCCGGGGCCTTGGGCAGCGGCTCCGACTCAGGGTCCTCGTCGGCCTGCACTTCAGAGAAGGTctgcggcggcggcggagggCGCCAGCCGTGCCGGCAGTCATCCAGGTCCCGCTGCAGCTGGCCCACCCTCCGCGCATCCTCCTGGACCTTGCTCTCGCGTTTGGCGCCGGGCTTCTGGACGTCGGCCCCGCACGCCGCCCCGCCCTGGCCCCTCTCGATGGCGCGGCGGTTGGCTTCCACGTCCCGAGACAGGTTCCTCACGGCCTGGGCAAGGCTGTGCAGGCTCTTGTTGAAGCTGCTCCAGATGGGACTGAGATGCACCTGCAGGAAGGCGTCCACCTGCGGCAGCGGCACCTGCTCCGAGGACCTTCCGGGAAGCTCTGCGGGCAAAAGGCACAGGTTTCCACACACAGTGGACATCCCTCCCCAGGCAGCCCCAGGGGGGCCCACGGAGGTCTGCGGGCCCTGCCGGCCCACCTCTCCCGTGGCCTCACCTGCTGCAGCTGTGAGATTCCTCGCCAGGGCCTCCCGCAGGCTGGGGAGGCTGCCAGCCGCCTGGCGGACGTCGTTCTGGAGCTCTCCCAGCAGGCGTTCCTGCTGCGCCTGGGCCCTGACCGTCTCGGCAGCCGCGGGACCTGAATACACATCAGAGCGACATGCCAGAGAGAACTCGCCAGGCCTGGTCAGACCGCGAGGCACAGAGAAGGCCACGTAGGGGTTTGGGGCAGGGCAGGTGGGGGCTGAGTGCTCGGAGCAGGAACTGAGAAACCGCTAGCCCGGGAAGGCCATGAGCCCTCACCCCGCCGCTGTGCCCCCAGCAGACATGACCAATCGAGCGCCGCACATTCCCCCTCAGCCCCGCGGACATGGTCTCAAGTCAGTGTTCTCGCAGCCCTGACAACAGGTCAGGGTTAGCCAAGTGACGACAGTCGCTGGCCGTGCCAGCCGCGGGCCCAGCCTCATAGTGTCCCTTGGTGGGAGCCTCTGACTCCAAGGCCAGGGGCGTGCCTGGCTCCCTCCAGGCTGCAGGAGCCTGGGCCGTTCGGGGGGCGAGGAAGAGGCAGGAGGAAGCTGTCCCCCCCGGAACACGACCCAGGAAACGGCGCCTGCGCTCGGGCAGCGGGCAGGTGGCTGTGggccgggtggggtgggggcaggacgCCTCTGCCGATTCCATGGGGGAGACTTTTCTGAAATGGCCCCACCCTGTCGAAGGAGAGAGGGCCCGGGCACaggcccctgccccacctgcccaGGAGAGCTCCTCACCCAGTCCGAAGCCAGCAGGCCCGTGCACAGGCGCTCCGGGAACTTCCCCTGGCCCTGCGGGCTCGGGGGTCGCCGTGGGATCTGCAGAGAGGAGCGGGGAGAGGTCTCCGGAGGATGCTGAGGCCGGGGTCGGAGGAGCAGGCAGggaggggagcgggggggggTGGAGCAAGGAggaggggcgcgggcggcggggcaCCCTACCGTGGTCCTGGCAGTCGGCGCCCGCGTAGCCCGGGCAGCACCTCCAGGCCACTGAGGCCAGCACTTTCTGCCTGACCTGGTACACCGGTCTGTGGGCCGTGTGGTACCTGGGAGAGCAGGGCAGGCTCAGTGATGGGGGGCCAGTGGAGCCCCGATGCCGCCCCCCACGTCCCCACTCACAGGACTCTGACTTGCTGGCAGTCCGGAGCCCCCTGCGGGCACGGCTGCTGCGAGTGGACCAGGAATTTCTCGGCTCTGCAGGCAGCTACGAAGGTCACCAGCTTGGACGTCTGGTACGGGCACCAGTTACTAGAAAGCAACCAGAAAACGCGCGAGGGGGCTGGGGCCGCAGCCCGGGGTCCCCGCCGCGCCCCCTTTGGAGAGCTGACAGGCGCTGCGGGGGTGGAgcgcccacccccacccaaagCCCCGCCGCCCTGAGGAGGCAGAGCCCTGGGTGGCCCGGCCCTCCGGCTCAACAGCAAGCGCTCGGCGAACGCTGCCTGGGAGAGCCCCTGCGCCCCCCGCTTCTCCAGGCCGACCAGGGCAGCAGAGAGGCTGAGGGCCCCCCAGGAAGGCCCTCAGAGCTGGGGTGTCCGGGCCTCCATCCTAGCTAAACCACTTTCCGTCTGTGCAACCCTGAGTGAGGCTCTTGGTgggagcctcggtttccccatctttGCCATGGAGCAGCCGGCCCCTAAGAAGAGCTTGGCGGGTGGtgctcccctgccccaccctggctGCCCTGGCAGCCTGCCCCCCATCACCCCCAGCATCCTTCCTCACCAGAGACCCCCCTGCAGGGcgggcgcctgccccccggccgTGCCCCGTGAGTGTCATGATGAGATGGACTTTTAGACAGGGGCACCCTGTGGGAAGGGCAGCTGGGCCCAGCCATCGCCCCTTTGTGGCTCCAGCAGGGCTGGTTTGGGGGGTGCACTGACATCCCGATCCCCAGGCTGGTGGGCCCCCCAACTTTCCCGGGGAGAGCAGCCCCTCAAGATGGGGTGACAAGTGCTAGGACAAGAGAAGCTCAGGGACCTGGGAAGGCCGGCAGGAGGTGGCAGTGATTAGACTGAGGTTGAGAGGGAGGGAgcgtgtgtgggtgtgtgggaCCCTAGGCAGGGGCAGAGGGTGCGTGGGAAAGGGGCTGCAGGGGAGAGGCCGGGAGGAGAAGCCAGGCCCCAGCGGGCCGAGTGCCGGCGGAGGGCACGGTCGTCACGGAAAAGGCTCAGGCAAAGAAGTGACGCGACGGATCCTGGGTCCTGGGTGCAGAAAGGATAGGAGGGGACAGCGGCTGCAGGGGTCTAGGGCAGAGGCGAGGCGGCTTGGGCTGGGGTGATCGCGGGGCGTGTGGAGGGCTGGTCGTCTTGGTGAGACAGTGGCCCCTGCAGGGCTGGGGTTTTGCGCTCTGGAGAGGACCTTGGTCCTGGGGCCACCCGGCGCAGTCACCGAGTTCCAGTGCTGGGAAGGGGGGCACCGAGGGGGATGACCGTCTGCGTTCTGAATGCCAAGGCCACCCCCACCCGCAGCCCGGCCCCCCTCGGCTCCAGGAAGCCCACAGCCAGCCTTTCCTCTCCGAGCAGCGGGTTGGAAACGCTTCTCAGGAAGGTGGCCTGGCCCAAGGGGAAAGGCCCAGAGACGCTGAAACCCGACGCTCGCCAGAGCGTCCAGTCGTGGCTTCCACCCTGCTTCCCAGTCTCTCCACGCGTACGTGAGTGGACGGCCAAGGGTGACGAAAGAGGGGGGTCGGAACCCTCAAACGGCATAGCCATCCGTGTTTAATCAGAGTTGCGCCCCTCAGCAGAGAATGTCTTTAGTTAGAGGGATTAggagttatttttatatttttctgtattttctaattttttatgcAAAGTGCTAATTTTATGGTATTGAAAgtacaactgatttttttaaaagaagtgagAAAAGTAGCTCAAAGgaaatttaaagaatgaaaacATAATTCCACAAATTTCTGTGACCTTGCATTCATTGACATGACAAATAATTTCTGTGCATCTACCATTTCCCAGGAATTAGACTAGGAACTGGGGGTATAGAGTTACAGAAGATAAACATTTCCTGTCTTTGTAGAACTTAATATCTAGTGGGGAGGCAGATGTGAATCAAATAATCATACCAATAAATGTAAATGTACCTCTGTCATAAGTAGGATGGTAGAATATGTAATTATGTATACACATGTAGTAAATGAAATAATCTTctggtttggggggaaaaaacacaaactCACAAACAGAAAAATCACCAACTTGGAGAAAACCAAGACTGTGCAGGAAGGAAAAAACTTCCAAAAAATGTGTACTAATATTCCCAGATTTATGTGCGAAATTACAGCAGCCAAGAAATAAGAACAGGAAGCCcttaaaaaaatggagaaaggaacAGTCAGAGAACAAAATTGAACCCttggaaatgaaaaacataatagtagaaatgaaaacatttgcgATAGAGATGGTAGACGGTAAAGTTAAAGAAATTTCTCTAAAAGGTGAGCAaacacagaaatggaaaacaggagtgaaaaaaaaaatatatatatatatatgtataaa is part of the Dasypus novemcinctus isolate mDasNov1 chromosome 6, mDasNov1.1.hap2, whole genome shotgun sequence genome and harbors:
- the MMRN2 gene encoding multimerin-2 isoform X2, with amino-acid sequence MLLTLLLGLGGPLAWGLPGAWAQVPRAGFSDPPSPRGPEEWREETEDPSRGPGRRNWCPYQTSKLVTFVAACRAEKFLVHSQQPCPQGAPDCQQVRVLYHTAHRPVYQVRQKVLASVAWRCCPGYAGADCQDHDPTATPEPAGPGEVPGAPVHGPAGFGLGPAAAETVRAQAQQERLLGELQNDVRQAAGSLPSLREALARNLTAAAELPGRSSEQVPLPQVDAFLQVHLSPIWSSFNKSLHSLAQAVRNLSRDVEANRRAIERGQGGAACGADVQKPGAKRESKVQEDARRVGQLQRDLDDCRHGWRPPPPPQTFSEVQADEDPESEPLPKAPELESLQAWLGHLQNNFSALQVAVGRREEEVHDALGGVRAAVAQHGQELKQLFTLSEDASLRLGKAERQLDKLRVDQGALRELRAVLTERSLAMEENKEEVERRLLGLSLTLQQVQGAQASLLPHVRNCSRALSQARAALDERRGLDKPSPQALRKALETLAESVEALRGQGAQAQAELALLGGRVRALARGVAELQRARDAAQRDARQLHSSFAALLEDTLRHEAVLAALFGDEALEELGEAALGPQPPSLEQTRAALWAAGPGAAADRELEGLRGAAASVQQALERHVRLFHGLFGNFQGLLAANVSLDLEKLQALLSRRERRQQGGLEAARRRDRKRGAPWADSGGKASAVAFYASLAAGTAAPQTVKFNTTLLNAGSSYFPEHGYFQAPERGVYFFAVSVEFGPGPGAGQLVFGGRHRTPVHATEEQATTFAVAQLQKDERVWFELTQGTVTKRNPPGATFGGFLISRT
- the MMRN2 gene encoding multimerin-2 isoform X1, with the translated sequence MLLTLLLGLGGPLAWGLPGAWAQVPRAGFSDPPSPRGPEEWREETEDPSRGPGRRNWCPYQTSKLVTFVAACRAEKFLVHSQQPCPQGAPDCQQVRVLYHTAHRPVYQVRQKVLASVAWRCCPGYAGADCQDHDPTATPEPAGPGEVPGAPVHGPAGFGLGEELSWAGPAAAETVRAQAQQERLLGELQNDVRQAAGSLPSLREALARNLTAAAELPGRSSEQVPLPQVDAFLQVHLSPIWSSFNKSLHSLAQAVRNLSRDVEANRRAIERGQGGAACGADVQKPGAKRESKVQEDARRVGQLQRDLDDCRHGWRPPPPPQTFSEVQADEDPESEPLPKAPELESLQAWLGHLQNNFSALQVAVGRREEEVHDALGGVRAAVAQHGQELKQLFTLSEDASLRLGKAERQLDKLRVDQGALRELRAVLTERSLAMEENKEEVERRLLGLSLTLQQVQGAQASLLPHVRNCSRALSQARAALDERRGLDKPSPQALRKALETLAESVEALRGQGAQAQAELALLGGRVRALARGVAELQRARDAAQRDARQLHSSFAALLEDTLRHEAVLAALFGDEALEELGEAALGPQPPSLEQTRAALWAAGPGAAADRELEGLRGAAASVQQALERHVRLFHGLFGNFQGLLAANVSLDLEKLQALLSRRERRQQGGLEAARRRDRKRGAPWADSGGKASAVAFYASLAAGTAAPQTVKFNTTLLNAGSSYFPEHGYFQAPERGVYFFAVSVEFGPGPGAGQLVFGGRHRTPVHATEEQATTFAVAQLQKDERVWFELTQGTVTKRNPPGATFGGFLISRT